One stretch of Candidatus Nitrosotenuis cloacae DNA includes these proteins:
- a CDS encoding GNAT family N-acetyltransferase gives MSDITVRKILESDLDVGFLESLDSLRKASDLDKNKAKQILEKISQNPDHTIFVAQYQGRIVGSTTLLIEQKFIHGGGKVGHIEDVVISKEYQSKGIGVVIIKAVLEYAKSQGCYKTILDCDDSVKPFYEKLGFAKHSNGMRYDH, from the coding sequence ATGTCCGATATTACAGTCCGCAAAATACTCGAGTCCGACCTTGATGTCGGCTTTTTAGAGTCGCTGGATTCGCTAAGAAAGGCAAGTGATCTGGACAAAAACAAGGCCAAGCAGATCCTAGAAAAGATAAGCCAAAACCCAGATCATACCATATTTGTGGCCCAATACCAAGGAAGGATAGTTGGTTCAACAACCCTACTAATTGAACAGAAATTCATCCATGGTGGAGGCAAGGTTGGCCACATCGAGGATGTCGTGATCTCAAAAGAATACCAATCAAAGGGAATAGGCGTAGTCATAATCAAGGCCGTACTGGAATACGCAAAATCCCAGGGCTGCTACAAAACAATACTGGACTGCGATGATTCTGTCAAGCCATTCTATGAGAAACTAGGCTTTGCCAAGCATTCAAACGGAATGCGGTACGACCACTAG